One window from the genome of Tolypothrix sp. NIES-4075 encodes:
- a CDS encoding phosphotransferase enzyme family protein encodes MNNLIEIADRFKPQGKVINIQEFGHGNINSTFLVTLDSLDEKQFILQRINTQVFRQPKLVMQNMGVFTLHVRDKLKALSSAYRLQRNPPNRRWEVPRVLLTQNAQNHFFDADGSFWRAISFIKAAESFDTIKDSNHAREVGYALGMFHNLISDLPTEKLADTLPGFHITPRYLQQYVETRNFAQNVETRLITSLQSAEVKYCLQFVSDRSSWAHVLENAQAQGQLIKRPIHGDPKINNVMIDTATGHGISIIDLDTVKPGLVHYDIGDCLRSSCNALGEETEQWDKVRFDVDICQSVLQGYLSVARDFLTVSDYEYMYDAIRLIAFELGLRFFTDYLAGNVYFKTKYPEHNLNRAIVQFKLTESIESQETAIRAIIQEMQ; translated from the coding sequence TTGAATAATCTGATTGAGATTGCAGACCGATTTAAGCCACAAGGTAAGGTTATCAACATCCAGGAATTTGGGCATGGCAATATTAATAGCACTTTCCTTGTAACTCTGGATTCTTTAGATGAAAAGCAGTTTATCCTGCAACGCATCAACACGCAGGTGTTTCGTCAACCAAAACTGGTGATGCAGAATATGGGTGTGTTTACTCTTCATGTGCGCGATAAGCTGAAGGCTTTAAGCTCCGCTTATCGCCTGCAACGCAACCCCCCAAATCGCCGCTGGGAGGTTCCACGTGTACTTTTGACACAAAATGCCCAAAATCATTTTTTTGATGCTGATGGGTCATTCTGGCGGGCAATCAGCTTTATTAAGGCTGCGGAGTCTTTTGACACCATCAAAGATAGCAATCACGCTCGTGAAGTTGGTTACGCGCTGGGTATGTTCCATAACCTAATCAGCGATTTGCCTACTGAAAAACTCGCTGATACGCTTCCAGGATTCCACATTACACCGCGCTACCTCCAGCAATATGTAGAAACGCGAAATTTCGCGCAAAATGTAGAGACGCGATTAATCACGTCTCTACAATCTGCGGAAGTCAAGTATTGTTTGCAATTTGTCAGCGATCGCTCCTCTTGGGCACACGTTTTAGAAAATGCCCAAGCACAAGGACAACTGATAAAGCGCCCAATTCACGGCGACCCGAAGATAAATAATGTCATGATAGACACCGCAACCGGGCACGGCATCAGTATTATTGACCTGGACACTGTTAAACCTGGCTTGGTTCATTATGATATCGGTGACTGCCTCCGCTCAAGCTGCAATGCTTTGGGAGAAGAAACTGAACAGTGGGACAAGGTGCGGTTTGATGTCGATATTTGTCAGTCTGTTTTGCAAGGTTATCTCTCAGTGGCGAGAGATTTTCTCACTGTTAGCGACTATGAATATATGTATGATGCAATCCGCTTGATTGCCTTTGAGTTGGGATTGCGATTTTTTACTGATTATTTAGCGGGTAATGTCTATTTTAAGACTAAATATCCAGAACATAATCTGAATAGAGCGATCGTGCAATTTAAGCTCACCGAAAGTATCGAATCTCAAGAAACCGCTATCCGCGCTATCATTCAGGAAATGCAATGA
- a CDS encoding DOMON-like domain-containing protein, protein MNEQNFSLQPFNLTSSLSDLKITGSIARNGKKLTIYYALLGNLTKVEIPTAAELLKRKYDLWEETCFEFFVGIKNYPDYWEFNLSPAGHWNVFHLENYRQGLQEEMAVTSLPFSVEQKSDALLVTLEVDLNKFIPAEQSLEVGITSVIKSKEGNLSYWALTHCGEEADFHRRESFIVEL, encoded by the coding sequence ATGAACGAGCAAAATTTTTCTTTGCAGCCATTTAATTTAACAAGTTCGCTGTCTGATTTAAAGATTACAGGCAGTATCGCTCGCAACGGCAAGAAATTAACTATTTATTATGCACTGCTTGGCAATTTGACAAAAGTCGAAATTCCCACAGCAGCTGAGTTGTTAAAGCGCAAATACGATCTTTGGGAAGAAACGTGTTTCGAGTTCTTCGTTGGAATTAAGAATTATCCTGATTATTGGGAGTTTAATCTTTCACCAGCAGGACATTGGAATGTCTTTCACTTAGAGAATTATCGGCAAGGGTTACAAGAGGAAATGGCTGTTACATCCCTACCTTTTAGCGTTGAGCAAAAATCAGACGCTTTGTTGGTTACTTTAGAAGTTGATTTGAATAAGTTTATCCCGGCGGAGCAATCTTTAGAAGTTGGAATTACTAGTGTTATTAAATCGAAAGAGGGGAATCTTAGCTATTGGGCACTAACTCATTGTGGTGAAGAAGCGGATTTTCATCGACGGGAAAGTTTTATTGTTGAATTGTGA
- the def gene encoding peptide deformylase: MGVRKIIQLGNPILRSKAAVIENIQDEQIQKLIEDLLTTVADSHGVGIAAPQVAEQKRLFIVASRPNPRYPNAPEMQPTAMINPQITAHSNELVKGWEGCLSIPGIRGLVPRYQAIEVEYTDRNGKLQKQEFTDFVARIFQHEYDHFEGIVFLDRVESTFDIMTEQEYQQRIVSAR, encoded by the coding sequence ATGGGTGTACGAAAAATTATTCAATTAGGCAATCCGATATTGCGCTCGAAAGCTGCGGTAATTGAAAATATTCAAGATGAGCAGATACAAAAACTAATTGAAGATTTACTCACAACAGTTGCTGATAGTCACGGTGTGGGAATTGCCGCACCTCAAGTTGCAGAACAAAAGCGTTTATTTATCGTTGCGTCGCGTCCCAATCCCCGGTATCCCAACGCCCCAGAGATGCAACCAACAGCGATGATAAATCCTCAAATAACGGCACATTCAAATGAACTTGTCAAAGGTTGGGAAGGTTGTTTAAGTATTCCTGGAATTAGAGGATTAGTTCCCAGATATCAGGCGATAGAAGTAGAATATACTGACCGCAATGGCAAGTTACAGAAACAAGAGTTTACTGATTTTGTAGCGCGAATTTTTCAACATGAGTACGACCATTTTGAGGGAATTGTTTTTTTAGATAGGGTAGAGAGTACTTTCGATATCATGACTGAGCAGGAATATCAACAGCGGATTGTTTCAGCTAGATGA
- a CDS encoding ABC transporter permease subunit has protein sequence MMLNLIDKIGDFNPQLLREIKGRLKIIPVAIALIVSLLSQLVLFLFQLKDFPGENYSIVGQYCRLSKSYLQQQDALYRQSSTLNTAISSLKTNKGFDKASLLDLQTEFKSTDAKLQALSRYFSEHFCPINQLDMQSWWRDHWEYIFLSLSIIFIFTLLVAGTYLLINNLATEERRGTLNFIRLSPQSEVNILTGKLLGVPILVYLVTLVAVPLHLYAGRSANIALSYIFSFYAILAASCIFFYSAALLFGLVCRWFNGFQPWLGSGSVLLFLIIPMLMGSSSGINFNNSITWFRLFSPLDITNYLFPNLYHISNGSPLKQLQFFYFPIGTNVNSIVGFHLLSYGLCTFGIWQGLKRCFRNPNTAVISKLQSYLLVAGLQVMMWGFTLQYFKNYCPPSLANQRSTNCLYDVNSQIGENLILLAFANSVLLLGLIAILSPQRQTVQDWARYKHQGVWKNSLKDLIFGEKSIAVVAMAINVAIAIIPLIVWIAVAPILNVHHNDSLLGLGNNVHRIHVVFALALFVTLMMIYATIAQLILMMKTSKRSLWAIGTVAAVMFLPPMILQFLTIYPSKNATLWLFSSFPWAGVKYASTTTIFMALLAEFSILALLNFQLTKQVKLAGESATKALLS, from the coding sequence GTGATGCTCAACTTAATAGATAAAATCGGCGATTTTAATCCGCAATTATTGCGAGAAATTAAAGGTCGCTTGAAAATTATTCCTGTAGCGATCGCGTTGATTGTATCGTTACTTAGTCAACTGGTATTATTCCTGTTTCAGTTAAAAGATTTTCCCGGCGAAAATTACTCTATAGTCGGTCAATACTGCCGCTTAAGTAAATCTTATCTTCAGCAACAAGATGCACTTTATCGACAAAGCAGCACACTTAATACAGCAATATCTAGTTTAAAAACAAATAAAGGATTTGATAAAGCATCACTTCTAGATTTGCAAACAGAATTTAAATCGACAGATGCAAAACTTCAAGCTTTAAGTAGATACTTTTCAGAGCATTTTTGCCCCATTAATCAATTAGATATGCAATCGTGGTGGCGAGATCACTGGGAATATATATTTCTCTCATTGAGCATAATTTTTATCTTCACACTATTAGTAGCAGGAACTTATTTACTAATAAATAATTTAGCTACAGAAGAACGTCGCGGTACGCTAAATTTTATTCGCTTAAGTCCCCAGTCAGAAGTTAATATTTTGACTGGGAAGCTTTTAGGAGTACCAATTTTAGTTTATCTTGTAACTTTAGTAGCAGTGCCTTTACATTTGTATGCTGGACGTTCTGCTAATATCGCCTTAAGTTACATTTTTAGTTTCTATGCCATTCTTGCTGCTAGCTGTATTTTCTTTTATAGTGCAGCGCTACTTTTTGGTTTAGTTTGTCGTTGGTTTAATGGTTTTCAACCTTGGTTAGGTAGTGGATCTGTTCTACTATTCTTAATAATACCGATGTTAATGGGATCGTCTTCGGGAATAAACTTTAACAATTCAATAACTTGGTTTAGATTATTTAGTCCTTTAGATATCACAAATTATCTGTTTCCTAACTTATACCATATATCCAATGGTTCGCCATTAAAACAATTGCAGTTTTTCTACTTTCCAATTGGAACAAATGTTAATAGTATTGTTGGTTTTCATTTATTGAGCTATGGTTTGTGTACGTTTGGTATTTGGCAAGGATTAAAACGTTGTTTTCGTAACCCGAATACCGCTGTTATCAGCAAGCTTCAAAGTTATTTGCTGGTAGCTGGTTTGCAAGTGATGATGTGGGGGTTCACTTTACAATATTTCAAAAATTATTGCCCACCTAGTTTGGCTAACCAACGTTCTACAAATTGCTTGTATGATGTTAATTCTCAAATTGGCGAGAATTTGATTTTGCTAGCATTTGCTAACTCAGTATTGCTTCTTGGTTTAATTGCAATTCTTTCACCTCAGCGTCAAACTGTACAAGATTGGGCAAGGTATAAACATCAAGGTGTTTGGAAGAATTCGCTAAAAGATTTGATTTTTGGGGAAAAGAGTATTGCAGTGGTAGCAATGGCAATTAATGTAGCGATCGCTATTATTCCATTAATAGTTTGGATTGCAGTTGCACCTATTTTAAATGTTCACCATAACGATAGTTTACTTGGGCTGGGAAACAATGTTCATAGAATTCATGTAGTTTTTGCTTTAGCGTTATTCGTCACTTTGATGATGATTTATGCTACCATAGCTCAACTGATATTGATGATGAAAACTTCTAAACGTTCTTTGTGGGCAATTGGTACTGTAGCTGCGGTAATGTTTCTACCACCAATGATTCTCCAATTCCTCACCATTTATCCCTCGAAAAATGCTACCCTCTGGCTGTTTTCCAGCTTTCCTTGGGCAGGTGTAAAATATGCTTCTACAACAACAATTTTTATGGCACTTTTGGCTGAATTTAGTATTTTAGCATTGTTAAACTTTCAATTGACAAAGCAGGTAAAGTTAGCAGGGGAATCTGCTACTAAAGCATTGTTAAGTTGA
- a CDS encoding Panacea domain-containing protein, with amino-acid sequence MIDCLNAARYFIIRAYEDGMEAEMTNMKVQKLLYYSQSLHLALYDEPLFDEEIQAWRYGPVCPPAYRFYSEFEAKQLPIPSKEFLLQVADDKKKLLEEIWEYFGSYHAYLLSDMTHLEFPWKKARKGLPSQASSTEPILLKDMKALGHQKLEAIERENPAYESVMSEVLKNALNSESSTRVGKGEVRDWLNSLLD; translated from the coding sequence ATGATTGATTGTCTCAACGCAGCTCGCTACTTTATTATCAGAGCTTACGAAGACGGTATGGAAGCTGAAATGACCAATATGAAGGTTCAAAAGCTTCTATATTACTCACAAAGTTTACATTTAGCGTTGTACGATGAACCATTGTTTGATGAAGAAATTCAAGCATGGCGATATGGTCCTGTGTGTCCTCCTGCCTACAGATTTTATAGTGAATTTGAAGCGAAGCAATTACCTATCCCTAGCAAAGAATTTTTGTTGCAGGTTGCTGATGATAAGAAGAAGCTTTTAGAAGAAATTTGGGAATATTTCGGCAGCTACCATGCATATTTACTTAGTGATATGACTCACTTAGAGTTTCCTTGGAAGAAAGCCCGTAAAGGATTACCGTCTCAAGCAAGTTCCACAGAACCAATTCTTCTTAAGGATATGAAAGCACTTGGTCATCAAAAGCTTGAAGCTATAGAACGTGAAAATCCCGCTTATGAAAGCGTGATGTCTGAAGTTTTAAAGAATGCTTTGAATTCGGAATCTTCAACCCGTGTTGGTAAAGGAGAAGTGCGTGACTGGCTCAACTCCCTTCTTGATTGA
- a CDS encoding NAD(P)H-quinone oxidoreductase subunit 4, producing MIADRFPWLTAIVLLPLVASFIIPVLPDKDGKLVRLYALGVAIADFGLMCYAFWKHYDPSSATFQLAEKYAWVPQLNFNWAVSVDGLSVPLVLLAGLVTTLAIFAAWQVNIKPKLFYFLMLVLYSAQIGVFVAQDLLLFFIMWEIELVPVYLLVSIWGGQKRRYAATKFLIYTAAASIFILVAALGMAVYGDNMTFDVVELAMKDYPLALELPLYAGLLIAFGVKLAVFPLHTWLPDAHGEASAPVSMILAGVLLKMGGYGLIRLNLELLGDAHIYFAPMLAILGVVNIIYGGLNSLAQSNMKRRLAYSSVSHMGFVLLGIASFTDLGVSGAMLQMISHGLIASVLFFLAGVTYDRTHTLIMDKMGGVGQVMPKVFALFTIAAMASLALPGMSGFASELAVFVGVTTSDVYSSTFCTVTVFLAAVGVILTPIYLLSMLRQIFYGSGAALTCDVDNFGSENEDDEGAVCFGTDCALPSEAVYEDARPREVFIAACFLVLIIGIGFYPKLATQMYDAKTVALNAQIRQSHTIISQGNPQIYAHKFLLPQIAKSEKAPILGIVK from the coding sequence ATGATAGCGGATCGATTTCCCTGGCTAACTGCGATTGTCTTGCTGCCACTCGTTGCTTCCTTTATAATCCCCGTACTGCCTGATAAAGACGGGAAACTTGTGCGGTTGTATGCCTTAGGTGTGGCGATCGCCGACTTTGGTTTGATGTGCTACGCCTTTTGGAAGCATTACGACCCCAGCAGCGCTACTTTTCAACTCGCAGAAAAGTATGCTTGGGTGCCTCAGTTAAATTTTAACTGGGCAGTTTCGGTCGATGGACTATCTGTCCCTCTCGTGCTTCTGGCAGGATTGGTGACGACGCTGGCGATATTTGCAGCTTGGCAAGTTAATATCAAGCCGAAGCTCTTCTATTTCTTGATGCTGGTGCTGTATTCTGCCCAGATAGGGGTATTCGTCGCCCAAGACTTGCTACTATTTTTCATTATGTGGGAAATCGAACTGGTTCCCGTTTACCTGCTCGTCTCGATTTGGGGGGGTCAGAAACGTCGTTACGCGGCGACAAAATTCTTGATATATACGGCAGCCGCTTCTATTTTTATCTTGGTTGCAGCGCTAGGAATGGCGGTCTACGGGGATAATATGACCTTCGATGTAGTCGAGCTTGCGATGAAGGATTATCCACTAGCGCTAGAGCTGCCGCTATACGCGGGATTGCTGATTGCATTTGGTGTCAAGCTGGCTGTTTTCCCCCTACACACCTGGCTGCCTGATGCTCATGGTGAGGCTTCTGCTCCCGTGTCAATGATTTTAGCAGGTGTGCTTTTGAAGATGGGCGGATATGGACTGATTCGCCTGAATCTGGAGCTTTTGGGCGATGCACACATTTACTTTGCACCGATGCTGGCAATTCTAGGCGTTGTCAACATTATTTATGGTGGGTTGAACTCCCTTGCTCAGTCTAATATGAAGCGTCGCCTAGCTTATTCGTCAGTTTCCCACATGGGGTTTGTACTGCTGGGTATTGCGTCCTTCACCGATTTGGGAGTTAGCGGTGCGATGTTGCAAATGATTTCCCACGGTTTAATTGCATCGGTATTGTTCTTTTTAGCAGGGGTGACTTACGATCGCACCCACACCTTGATAATGGATAAAATGGGCGGTGTTGGTCAGGTAATGCCGAAAGTGTTTGCCCTGTTTACAATCGCGGCAATGGCATCCCTAGCTCTCCCCGGTATGAGTGGCTTTGCTAGCGAATTAGCGGTGTTTGTTGGTGTGACGACCAGCGATGTCTACAGCTCCACTTTCTGCACCGTGACAGTCTTCTTAGCTGCGGTGGGAGTCATCCTCACACCAATTTATCTGCTCTCGATGCTGCGACAAATATTTTACGGTTCTGGTGCTGCTCTGACATGCGACGTTGACAATTTCGGCTCGGAGAATGAGGATGATGAAGGAGCGGTTTGCTTTGGTACAGACTGCGCTTTGCCTAGCGAGGCAGTCTATGAGGATGCCAGACCGCGTGAGGTGTTTATTGCTGCCTGTTTTCTGGTGTTGATTATCGGCATCGGCTTCTATCCCAAGCTAGCTACACAGATGTACGACGCGAAGACTGTTGCGTTAAATGCTCAAATTCGCCAATCACATACTATAATTTCCCAAGGAAATCCCCAGATTTATGCTCATAAATTCTTGCTTCCTCAAATTGCCAAGTCTGAGAAAGCACCTATTTTAGGAATTGTCAAGTAA
- a CDS encoding ABC transporter ATP-binding protein, translating to MVNELAIRTCGLTKQFDRHVAVNDVDLEIQAGEVYGLIGPNGAGKTTLIRMLATAEEPTTGEIYINGDRLLRDKSNPTLKRRLGYLPDDYPLYEDLTVWDYLDYFARLYRLREPRRTQRLHEVLELIQLGNKRHSQISTLSRGMKQRLSLARTIIHEPILLLLDEPVSGLDPIARMQFREIIKALQEAGMTILISSHVLSDLAELCTSVGIMELGFLVESASLKQFYQRLSRQQILLSTLGNLEPLLSELKNHCLVEEWEVMPDKQSVRVYFSGNQEDSANLLRSLIQANIPLSEFHCTQEDLETIFLKLGHKQAS from the coding sequence ATGGTAAATGAACTGGCAATTCGCACCTGTGGACTCACCAAGCAATTCGATCGCCATGTTGCCGTTAATGATGTTGATTTAGAGATCCAAGCGGGTGAAGTTTACGGACTGATTGGTCCGAATGGCGCCGGTAAAACAACTCTCATCCGGATGTTGGCAACTGCTGAGGAACCAACTACGGGTGAAATTTATATTAATGGCGATCGCTTACTACGCGACAAAAGTAATCCGACTCTCAAACGTCGTCTCGGCTACTTACCCGATGACTATCCCCTTTATGAGGATCTGACAGTTTGGGATTATCTCGATTATTTTGCACGTTTGTATCGTTTGCGGGAACCGCGCCGCACTCAACGTTTACATGAAGTTTTAGAATTAATACAACTTGGCAATAAACGCCACAGTCAGATTTCTACTTTATCGCGGGGGATGAAACAACGCCTCAGTTTGGCGCGAACAATTATCCACGAACCAATTTTACTACTACTAGATGAGCCGGTTTCCGGGCTTGACCCCATTGCCAGAATGCAGTTTCGCGAAATCATTAAAGCGTTGCAAGAAGCTGGGATGACAATCTTAATTTCCTCGCACGTTCTCAGCGATTTAGCAGAACTGTGTACTTCAGTGGGAATTATGGAACTTGGCTTTTTGGTAGAAAGTGCTTCACTAAAACAATTTTACCAGCGTCTTTCTCGGCAGCAAATTTTATTATCGACTTTGGGAAATTTAGAACCACTTTTAAGCGAATTGAAAAATCATTGCTTAGTGGAAGAGTGGGAAGTTATGCCAGATAAACAAAGTGTGCGCGTTTACTTTTCAGGTAATCAAGAAGATAGTGCAAATTTGTTGCGATCGCTTATCCAAGCTAACATTCCTCTGAGCGAATTTCATTGCACTCAAGAAGACCTAGAAACAATTTTCCTCAAACTAGGTCATAAACAAGCATCTTAA
- a CDS encoding HhoA/HhoB/HtrA family serine endopeptidase: MKITHDFGHKKIDTKSLPQRWTATGIMLMLLSGAMMSLGGCLPSSSVGIGNQRNDSQAQTEAQNTSDRDPVIVPPPILAKSSDPNFVVGVVQKVGPAVVRIDSTRIVSSRRPDEFNDPFFRRFFGDQQSQPRQTIEGSGSGFIINSGGQILTNAHVVDGADTVTVTLKDGRTFDGKVLGEDRVTDVAVIKIGANNLPTIALGNSETLQPGEAVIAIGNPLGLNNTVTSGILSATGRSGSDIGASDKRVDYIQTDAAINPGNSGGPLLNAEGQVIGMNTAILRGAQGLGFAIPINTAQRIAQQLIAKGKVDHPYLGVAMETLTPEIKQVVSNASDGQLKITANKGVLIRGVVRGSPAATAGLRAGDVIISINNKSVAKNEEVLKILENSQIGSPLQIQLERNGQRQQVAVSPAPLPAPRES; this comes from the coding sequence ATGAAGATAACACATGACTTTGGGCACAAAAAAATTGATACCAAGAGTTTGCCTCAACGGTGGACAGCAACTGGTATTATGTTAATGCTACTGAGTGGCGCAATGATGTCGCTTGGGGGGTGTTTACCTAGCAGTAGCGTTGGTATTGGGAATCAAAGAAATGATTCTCAGGCTCAGACAGAAGCCCAAAACACAAGCGATCGCGATCCAGTAATTGTCCCACCACCAATTCTTGCTAAGTCTTCTGATCCTAACTTTGTGGTGGGGGTAGTGCAAAAAGTCGGACCAGCGGTAGTTAGAATTGATTCTACTAGAATCGTAAGTTCTCGTAGACCAGATGAATTTAACGATCCATTTTTTCGGCGCTTTTTCGGAGATCAGCAATCACAACCCAGACAAACAATAGAAGGTAGCGGCTCTGGATTTATCATTAACTCCGGAGGTCAAATTTTGACTAATGCCCATGTGGTCGATGGTGCCGACACTGTGACGGTAACATTGAAAGATGGTCGGACTTTTGACGGCAAAGTGCTGGGCGAAGACCGGGTAACTGATGTTGCAGTAATTAAAATTGGCGCAAATAACCTGCCCACTATTGCTCTTGGTAACTCCGAGACGTTGCAACCAGGAGAAGCAGTAATTGCTATTGGCAATCCTTTAGGTTTAAATAATACCGTAACCTCTGGCATTCTTAGTGCTACAGGTCGTTCTGGTAGCGACATCGGCGCTAGTGACAAGCGCGTTGATTACATTCAAACAGATGCTGCTATTAACCCCGGTAACTCTGGCGGACCGCTGTTAAATGCTGAAGGTCAAGTAATTGGGATGAATACAGCGATTTTGCGTGGTGCTCAAGGATTGGGATTTGCCATCCCCATTAATACAGCACAACGAATTGCCCAGCAATTAATTGCTAAAGGTAAGGTGGATCATCCTTATTTAGGTGTCGCAATGGAAACGCTGACCCCAGAAATTAAGCAAGTAGTCAGTAATGCTTCTGACGGTCAGCTGAAAATAACAGCAAATAAAGGAGTATTGATTCGCGGCGTTGTTCGTGGTTCGCCAGCCGCAACAGCGGGATTACGAGCTGGTGATGTGATTATCAGTATCAATAACAAATCTGTTGCCAAAAATGAAGAGGTACTAAAAATATTAGAAAATAGTCAAATAGGTAGCCCGTTACAAATACAATTGGAGCGGAATGGACAACGACAACAAGTCGCAGTTAGCCCTGCACCTCTACCTGCTCCACGAGAAAGCTGA